The following nucleotide sequence is from Desulfuromonadaceae bacterium.
CAAGTTGGGGGCAAGTCTTTCCTCTGCCGGGGTAAAGCGCACCGAACGGTTCGCAACACTCAACGGGGACGGTGAGCTGCACCTCTATAATCTGAAAACCAAAGAGCAGTTGCAGGTGACTTATCGCGACAGTGAGGGGACGTATGACCACGCGGTGCTGAGTGAGTTGAATCGCCTGTTACGCTGTTCATGGGATAACCAGACCACCCTGATTGATCTGGAACTGGTCGAACTTCTGGACGATATCGAGGATCATTTCGGCGCCGAACGTCTCGATATCGTTTCCGGTTATCGCTCCCCGGCCTACAATGAGCATCTGGCAGCGCTGGGCCGCAATGTGGCGAAGCAGAGTTTCCACATGAAGGGGCTGGCTTCAGATATCCAGCTGCCGGGCATACCGGTTGCCGCACTCCATGACTATGTTCGCGAATTGCGCCTCGGCGGCGTGGGATATTATCCCGATGATGGTTTTGTGCATGTCGATGTCGGCCCGGTGCGGAGCTGGTGAGAGTCTTGGCGTTTGGGTAAGGGTTGAGTGTCAAGCACCTCAGCGATACAAACTGTGCAGCAGTTTTTTGGCGAGCAGGGGATCGACGCTGACGAGGTGGAAACCATGGTCGAAATAGGGGGCATATAACGCCGCATCGATCTCTTCGAGGCTCTCGCTGCCGGTCAGTGCGACGCTGCCGATCACTTCCGTTTCAAAAACAGTCACCCAGGAGATGAGAAAAGGGAGCCCTTCAATCATCGAATCCCAGAACAATTTATTTTTCAAACGAGAGTAGGGCGCTTTGAAAAAAGGGATTTCGATCTGCGGGTGATCGAGAAAATACGATTTATAGCGGCTCTTGCGACAGATGATCTTCACCTTATGCCCTTGCAGCAGGTGGTTTTGAAAGGTCATGATTGTCTGCGGCTTGTGCACGACGCGCCCCTCGGGGAAGAAGAGCAGGGGCCGACCAGCCCCGGCATCCAGCCGCCGGTGAAATCCCTCACGCCCTTCTTTGGTATCAAGCGCCAAGCCCTCCTCCAGTGCCCGGCTGCACACCCCCGAGTTGATCAGCAACCTCCCGAAAAAGGACGTTTTGGCCGCCGCCCGGTACGTCGCATCGGCCTGGTGCAGATTAGCGAGCAACATCGCATCGAAACGGCTGTGATGGTTGGTGACGATGAGTGTAGAACCGTCATCGTTTGCCTCAGCAGCGGCAGGGCCTTTGGTGCGGAGATAGACACCCAGGCAGAGAAAATAAATCAGCTTGATGATGCGTGGATAATTTTCCAGACGGATGGCCAGGTATTTTTTAAGGCAGATTCCCCCCGCGAAGGCGACAACGAGCGCGACGACACGCACGATGGCCAGCGGGACGGTGAGCGGCAGACACAGGGTAAAGAGCAGGGCCGTCTGCGGCCGCTTGAAGAGATTGAAACACTTGAAGCGTGACAGGTAGGCAATGCCCTGCGCTGTGAGTTTGCCGTCGTGCAGATAATCTTTCTCGGTGAACGCGCTGTGCGGGGGAGCAAGCGCCAGCTCCGACAATAGTTTGGCCGGCGTATTGGTTGTTAAAAAGTCGACGCCCAACTCCTGGTAGCGCCGGGCATTCTCCAGCGTATCGTCCCTGGCGTAACTCCAGATGGTGATTTTCAATCCCGCAGCATGGATTTTTTTCACCCATTCCGCGCTGATGACGGGGGAGCTTTCCATGTCGAGACCATCGATGTTGTTAGCCAGCGCCGCCGCGATATATTTCTCCAGCTCCCCCCCGCTTCTGACCTCCGGCCAGTTGCCGCGAAACCTCGCGTAGCTGGTCAAATAACTGGCGTTGTAACGCGGCAGACGTTTTTTGAGTCGGTTGAGAAAGGTGTGATCGAAGCAGATGAAGGTGATTTTCCCCGCCGCAACCCGCTCTTCGGTCAGCAGGGCTTCAAGGGTATCGAGGACCCGCGCATCTGCCCCGAGGTTGGTACTGCCGCTCTTGATCTCAATAAAGAGATGCTTGCCCTCCGGGATGGCACGCAGCACCTCGGCCAACCGCGGAATTTTAACCCCTTGCCATGCCGGGTCTTTCCAGCCACCGACATCAAGATCCTTGAGATCGTTCCACGCCGTATCCTCGACGCGCAGATCCTCTCCATGCAGTGCGGTGCGTCTGGTCGAATCGTCGTGCATCAGGATCAGCTCACCGTCAGCGGTGCGCACAACATCGCACTCCGCCGCATAGGCCCCCTGATCCCACGCCAGCCGCAACGCTTCGAGCGTATTTTCCGGGGCCTCTTCCGACGCCCCCCTGTGACCGATGATTTTCATACTTTTCCCCTGTGAATGCCGGACCAAAGAACTGCCAAACAGATTAAAACGCATCATTCCCGCCTTGCAAGCAAAAGTCAAAATACGTTCAGATTAGTATCAATCTTCCGCTCGGGTCACTTTCCTCTGCGCCTTGCTCCTCCCCTTGGGTTAAGGGGAGGCCGGGAGGGGTTACGTCTGGCAGGAACTGCCATGCGGTTCAGGACACCCAACGAACGCTAACTCCCCCCAGCCCACTCTTAATCTACATCTTGCTCTACGTTGGAGAGTTTAGCCAGACTTAGCGGAAGATCAGTCTGCGGCGATTTCTTTTCGACAAAAGGCTGAGAAGGTTCTTTTGCGCCTCCGCGACCATCCCGAATCTGGGCGGACCCTCCCGGAGTTTCCAGACATCCACTTTCGCGAGGTTATTGTTACACCCTATCGGTTTTTCTACCGGGGTAAAGATAATGCGGTCTGGATTGTGGCAGTATGGCACGATGCACAAACCCCCGAAGAGCCATCAGCTGAATCGGCTAACATTTAACCAGGCGGACAGTGTGGGTATCTGCAATGATTTTCCGAGGCAGGAGGGTCGGTAATCTCTCCTTCACGGTGGCGTTCGGAGTGGTTGCCACGGTGGCAACGGCGCTGTTCAGCGTCGCAGTCGCGGCGTTGCTGATCGGCAAGGGATATCGGTTGCGCAAGTGAGGCGTTTTTTTCTTCATATGTTGTGCCGGATACGTCTACTGTATGGTAGTCTGGAGTTCCTTGAAATTTACAATTGACGTTTGTTACGGCAACGCAGTCAACATTCTCGGTGTTTAACTGAAACTGAGGCTGTCAACCCTCTGTTGGGAGCGGCGCTGCCATTGATTTTTTTTGCCTGGGAAGAAGGAGGAGTTAGGTATGAATTATTTTAAACTGGAGTTATTGGTTGGGATTGCATTGTTGTGCCTGACCCTGACGGCGACGGCCGCTGAACCTGAGGGCACCTCGCCGGGATCGGCCCCCTCGGGGCAAGAGCTGGCAACCACCGTGCAATCTGATCGAGAGGCGCCTGTCGCTCCTTCGCTGCCGATTGCTGACGCGACTCCCGTTGAGAAGCCGACACCGGTGACCCCGCCGCGTGTTCAGGTCGCCCCTGTTGTCGTCCCGAGTCTGCCTCCAACACCTCGCAGCGACCCGCAAGATAAAGAAAAAAAGCGTCTGGCGTCGAGCATGCTTGACTTCTTTGAGACCGAATGCAGTCCTCTGACCCGGGGCCAAAAAGAGTCAGGGATGTTCGATATCTTCTCCGACGACAAAAATCCCGTTTTGTCCAAGTGTCTCGATGACCTGACCGCCTATGTTCAGAGCTTCTGGGGACTCCCTGATACGGCGCGCGCACTCAATCTGATTGCCGCCCTGAACAAGGCACAGGCGAATGCTCCTGCCGAAGTTGTGGCGCTGGGCAAGCTGATCTA
It contains:
- a CDS encoding type II toxin-antitoxin system RelE/ParE family toxin, encoding MSFRQKAEKVLLRLRDHPESGRTLPEFPDIHFREVIVTPYRFFYRGKDNAVWIVAVWHDAQTPEEPSAESANI
- a CDS encoding DUF882 domain-containing protein, which codes for MPKLKRELLLVMLSLGLVATIAGLVPDKLGASLSSAGVKRTERFATLNGDGELHLYNLKTKEQLQVTYRDSEGTYDHAVLSELNRLLRCSWDNQTTLIDLELVELLDDIEDHFGAERLDIVSGYRSPAYNEHLAALGRNVAKQSFHMKGLASDIQLPGIPVAALHDYVRELRLGGVGYYPDDGFVHVDVGPVRSW